In Lepidochelys kempii isolate rLepKem1 chromosome 10, rLepKem1.hap2, whole genome shotgun sequence, a single window of DNA contains:
- the PALB2 gene encoding partner and localizer of BRCA2 isoform X5, with translation MDKQSPNDDDKSGICMLQTNTCSDSGTEKKMSVTFKLEPEFFNNEVNLQESSLAESTNSDQENILSGLMRSVTEENQSQLSRSRMTLVSEGRESACEVPPISAGETLENQMGSTEEPGSPVFKGRNTISNTKNKIQKAPRLVIVREEKGLTPQDPQVGDFQEMPEENVFLSVPKPLSCMLMGGNNIQQPVSPCAEDICDSYEPLPQCLVGDMPVSLQNIENTGKELACIENQMDREELSRAFDLTADNQPSLAGRSNPSTSESRPHKERNHSETKSSSPLNTDSLLDNVEEPLRNQEAQTEAGSPVLEKTPPAAESALSSCTMIEGLLFPVEYYVRTTRRMSNCQRKVDLEAVILSQLGRSRKGLRSKHKQINSNSDQLYQETARSDLQAGGTLFPFLGAESDPVSSNSSEKSLPPSDESCTSSGSLSQKTVISMKQAKGKSWRRGRGRWGSTCRPALNGSQAHPETSDLTVLKQNSHLLSNDSQPGKENCEGDHERSPIGKTRVVVPAAGEATEAEMTDITWPAEADLPDVSQTFSKCHQPPLEHIQNPLQGNNFLNPWDEAFSSPTQDLEANVNVSQADKQPVGHIRNQCVQKACRAEQLPTVKESLLQHDLPSSSVKRKVRQGSKGKRGRSQQMDLEGPSPLSHFGLDPMAFDPPFHFQNEMLSVKWLPSKLDIRDFHLPDEEFGLLKFEKLQSCTVKQLEPFVPSGSEHWLQSAGDTVALGDMRLKQVNTEGKSLENSFISPSKTMSPKLPHLEGQLHKKGLSPSELLLTPASSVSAGAINQLESQIPTPAFPVLGATPAILSLVHNEALPDTLSVLPLQVKTNLFKEPASHVVDGRECNNSTGTLHSDSCRTGSDCRSDEAVSLKEYQQPGSGSKECCGAENKLTAEELAVVLSDSLRARSLQLASKLKNLSSSCAVDVSTVWWESAGCTELCIVTACETFISLWKPLASSQWRKVYTWHLTEIPVIQIVPLPDVSNLVCVALGDLEIGEIRLLLCSSEDGSLKQSLVKTGNIKAVLGLTNRRLVSSSGTLQDQQIEIISISEAGRSNERQTLMPPEETILAFAEVEGIRDALVGTTAVNSLVVWNLKTGQILKKMHVGYSYPASICHRAYSDSGLLFVVLSHPHAKENESCGNPAFRMRVFNPKTARSTGVMFFSLPPGHSGRYLEGEVKGVSAAAVLTSGTIAVWDLFLGQCTALLPPNADGNWSLVRWSVTDSCLLAGQKDGSVYVYHYSQAKAVGK, from the exons ATGGATAAACAGTCTCCCAATGATGACGATAAATCTGGAATATGTATGTTACAGACCAATACCTGTTCTGACTCAGGCACTGAGAAAAAAATGTCTGTCACATTTAAACTTGAGCCTGAATTCTTCAACAATGAAGTTAACTTGCAGGAAAGTTCATTGGCAGAAAGCACAAATAGTGACCAAGAAAATATCCTCTCTGGCCTCATGAGATCTGTTACTGAGGAGAACCAAAGCCAACTGTCAAGGAGTAGAATGACTTTGGTCTCAGAGGGAAGAGAATCAGCTTGTGAAGTGCCACCAATCAGTGCTGGTGAAACGTTGGAAAATCAAATGGGAAGTACAGAGGAGCCTGGGTCACCAGTATTCAAGGGAAGGAACACCATCTCAAACACCAAGAATAAAATCCAAAAGGCCCCCAGGCTGGTCATTGTGAGGGAAGAAAAAGGTTTAACTCCTCAAGATCCACAGGTAGGAGATTTTCAGGAAATGCCTGAAGAAAATGTATTTCTGAGTGTCCCGAAACCACTTTCATGCATGTTGATGGGTGGCAATAACATTCAGCAGCCTGTGTCTCCATGTGCTGAGGACATCTGTGATAGCTATGAGCCATTGCCCCAGTGTTTAGTGGGTGATATGCCTGTTTCACTTCAAAACATCGAGAATACAGGAAAAGAACTTGCCTGTATAGAAAACCAAATGGATCGGGAAGAGTTGAGTAGGGCCTTCGATTTAACTGCAGATAATCAACCATCCCTGGCAGGCAGAAGCAACCCTAGCACTAGTGAAAGCAGACCCCATAAAGAAAGAAACCACAGTGAGACCAAGAGCTCAAGTCCTCTGAACACTGACTCTCTTCTGGATAATGTTGAAGAACCTTTGAGGAATCAAGAGGCTCAGACTGAAGCAGGGTCTCCTGTCCTAGAGAAGACTCCTCCTGCAGCAGAAAGCGCACTGAGCTCTTGCACAATGATTGAAGGACTCCTCTTTCCTGTAGAATATTATGTTAGGACAACTCGGCGTATGTCTAATTGCCAGAGGAAAGTAGACCTGGAGGCTGTCATTCTCAGCCAGTTGGGCAGGAGCAGGAAAGGGCTGCGAAGTAAACATAAGCAGATAAATTCAAATTCAGATCAGCTCTACCAAGAAACCGCCAGAAGTGATTTGCAGGCAGGGGGCACTCTGTTCCCTTTTCTAGGTGCAGAGAGTGACCCAGTGAGTTCAAATAGTTCTGAGAAATCTCTCCCTCCATCAGATGAGAGCTGCACTTCCAGTGGCTCTCTTTCTCAGAAGACTGTTATTAGTATGAAACAAGCTAAGGGAAAatcctggaggagaggaaggggcagATGGGGTTCTACCTGCAGACCTGCACTGAATGGGTCACAAGCACATCCTGAGACTTCAGATCTTACAGTGCTAAAGCAAAACAGTCATCTCTTGTCAAATGATTCTCAACCTGGAAAGGAAAACTGTGAGGGTGACCATGAGAGGTCACCTATAGGCAAAACAAGGGTGGTCGTCCCTGCAGCTGGTGAGGCTACAGAAGCAGAAATGACAGACATTACATGGCCAGCTGAGGCTGATCTTCCTGATGTAAGCCAAACATTCAGCAAATGCCATCAGCCTCCATTAGAACATATTCAAAATCCACTCCAAGGAAATAATTTCTTAAATCCATGGGATGAAGCTTTCTCCAGCCCCACGCAAGATCTGGAAGCCAATGTAAATGTGAGTCAGGCTGATAAACAGCCAGTGGGGCACATTAGGAATCAGTGTGTTCAGAAAGCCTGCCGGGCTGAGCAGCTGCCAACAGTTAAAGAATCTCTACTTCAGCATGATCTCCCAAGTTCCTCCGTGAAACGTAAAGTGAGGCAAGGATCTAAAG GTAAAAGAGGGCGCAGTCAACAGATGGACTTGGAAGGTCCAAGTCCTCTAAGCCATTTTGGTCTGGATCCTATGGCCTTCGATCCTCCCTTTCACTTCCAGAATGAGATGCTCAGTGTCAAGTGGCTGCCCTCTAAGCTGGACATCAGAGACTTTCATTTACCCGATGAGGAGTTTGGTCTCCTTAAATTTGAGAAACTACAATCCTGCACAGTGAAACAGCTGGAGCCCTTTGTTCCTTCAGGGTCTGAACACTGGCTCCAGAGTGCTGGAGACACTGTGGCTTTAGGGGACATGAGACTTAAACAAGTGAATACAGAAGGGAAGAGTCTAGAAAATAGCTTTATTTCTCCTTCAAAGACTATGTCACCTAAACTGCCTCACTTAGAAGGGCAGTTGCACAAGAAGGGGCTTTCTCCAAGCGAATTGCTGCTAACTCCGGCAAGTTCTGTCTCAGCTGGTGCAATCAACCAGCTGGAATCACAGATTCCTACACCTGCTTTCCCTGTCCTGGGTGCAACCCCAGCTATCCTGTCACTGGTACACAATGAGGCCTTACCTGACACACTTTCTGTACTTCCTTTGCAAGTGAAAACAAATCTCTTCAAAGAACCAGCCAGTCATGTTGTGGATGGGAGAGAGTGTAATAACTCCACAGGTACATTGCACTCAGATAGCTGCAGAACAGGATCTGACTGTAGGTCTGATGAAGCTGTCTCCCTCAAAGAGTATCAGCAACCAGGGAGCGGTTCCAAGGAGTGCTGCGGTGCAGAG AACAAACTGACAGCAGAAGAGTTGGCCGTGGTGCTGAGTGACAGCCTGAGAGCCAGGAGCTTGCAACTGGCCTCAAAGCTAAAG AACCTCTCAAGTTCTTGTGCTGTGGATGTGAGCACCGTCTGGTGGGAATCGGCTGGCTGCACAGAGCTGTGTATCGTAACTGCTTGTGAGACTTTCATTTCCCTGTGGAAACCTCTGGCTTCCAGCCAGTGGAGAAAGGTGTATACCTGGCACCTTACAGAG ATTCCAGTAATACAAATTGTTCCCTTGCCAGATGTCTCTAATCTTGTATGTGTTGCCTTGGGAGATCTGGAGATTGGAGAAATAAG GCTCTTGCTTTGTTCTTCTGAAGACGGCTCCTTAAAGCAATCACTAGTGAAAACTGGGAACATAAAAGCTGTTCTTGGTCTGACAAACAGGAGGCTGGTCAGTAGTAGTGGGACACTTCAAGACCAGCAAATTGAGATAATCTCCATTTCAGAAGCAGGAAG AAGCAATGAGAGGCAGACTTTGATGCCCCCAGAAGAAACCATTCTGGCTTTTGCTGAGGTAGAAGGGATTCGAGATGCCTTGGTTGGCACCACTGCAGTGAACAGCCTTGTTGTTTG GAACTTGAAAACTGGCCAGATTCTGAAAAAGATGCACGTTGGTTATTCCTACCCTGCCTCTATCTGCCATCGCGCCTATTCTGACTCT GGCCTCCTGTTTGTTGTTTTAAGTCACCCACATGCCAAAGAGAATGAGTCCTGTGGAAACCCTGCATTCCGGATGAGAGTGTTCAATCCCAAAACAGCCAGAAGCACTGGGGTAatgttcttctccctcccccctggaCACAGTGGAAG GTACCTGGAAGGCGAAGTGAAGGGTGTCTCTGCAGCAGCTGTGCTAACATCTGGAACAATCGCAGTATGGGACTTATTTTTAGGCCAGTGTACTGCTCTGCTTCCACCAAATGCTGATGGGAATTGGTCTTTGGTCAGATGGTCAGTCACAGATTCCTGTCTCCTGGCTGGACAGAAAGATGGAAGCGTGTATGTGTACCATTATTCACAAGCCAAGGCAGTAGGAAAGTAA